Proteins from one Algicella marina genomic window:
- a CDS encoding RelA/SpoT family protein: protein MISDDQLVDLIKAYNPRTDEALIRSAYAYGKQAHEGQVRVSGEPYFSHPLEVAALMTEQRLDDTSIITAMLHDTIEDTGSTYSAISDLFGEEIARQVDGVTKLTNLELSSVETKQAENFRKLLMAMSRDPRVLLVKLADRLHNMRTIRFLPHEKQIRKSRETMDIYAPLAGRMGMQSIREELEDISFRILNPEARSSILRRFVSLRRETGDLIPQITEDIRKVLDQAGVEAEVFGRQKKPYSVWRKMQEKGEAFGRLSDIYGFRIITDSVDECYTVLGAIHQRWNAVPGRFKDYISQPKSNGYRSIHTTVSGRSAKRVEVQIRTRTMHEVAETGIAAHWSYREGERFQNPFVVDPVRWLERLTERFEAADNPNDFLEHVKLEMFTDQVFCFTPKGEVIKLPRGATPIDFAYAIHTRIGDSCVGAKVDNQRVPLWTRLRNGQSVTIIRAEGQRPQASWEEMVVTGRAKSAIRRSLREESRSAHIRLGREIARVALERVGKTASDKALDTAADRFGLTDSQDLLERIGGALITGQDLVGMLYPELHNTEGVTYEVSPNSGIVGLDSNQVAQPAPCCQPIPGERIVGIAIRGHGVEVHAIDCRSLAELEEKADEWLDLAWTEEASRMPHLACIEVTLSNDAGSLGKVCTLIGEQHANISDIVFTDRKPDFYKMVLDLEVRDLAHLHNVQTALAADSAVTQVMRFRGVVHEQGMSVT, encoded by the coding sequence ATGATCTCTGACGATCAACTTGTCGATCTGATCAAAGCCTACAATCCCCGGACTGATGAAGCATTGATACGCAGCGCCTATGCCTATGGGAAGCAGGCGCATGAGGGTCAGGTACGCGTTTCGGGCGAGCCCTATTTTTCCCATCCGCTGGAAGTCGCGGCGCTGATGACAGAGCAGCGCCTCGACGATACTTCGATCATCACGGCAATGCTGCATGATACGATCGAGGATACCGGCTCCACCTACAGCGCCATCTCCGATTTGTTTGGAGAGGAAATCGCGCGGCAGGTGGACGGTGTCACCAAACTCACGAACCTCGAACTTTCGTCCGTAGAGACCAAGCAGGCGGAAAATTTTCGCAAACTGCTTATGGCGATGTCTCGCGATCCACGGGTGCTGCTGGTCAAATTGGCGGACCGGTTGCACAATATGCGCACCATTCGTTTCCTCCCGCACGAGAAACAGATACGAAAATCGCGGGAAACAATGGACATCTATGCGCCTTTGGCGGGTCGCATGGGGATGCAATCCATCCGCGAGGAACTGGAAGATATTTCCTTCCGAATCCTCAACCCGGAGGCCCGATCGTCCATCCTGCGTCGGTTTGTTTCTCTCCGCCGAGAAACAGGCGATCTGATTCCACAGATTACCGAAGATATCCGCAAGGTGCTCGATCAGGCCGGGGTGGAAGCGGAAGTATTCGGAAGACAGAAAAAGCCGTACTCCGTTTGGCGCAAGATGCAGGAAAAGGGAGAGGCGTTCGGGCGGCTTTCCGACATTTACGGCTTTCGGATAATCACTGACAGCGTCGATGAATGCTACACCGTTCTCGGTGCGATACATCAACGCTGGAACGCCGTTCCGGGCAGGTTCAAGGATTATATCAGCCAGCCGAAATCCAACGGTTATCGCTCCATACATACGACAGTTTCCGGCCGAAGTGCCAAACGGGTGGAAGTGCAGATCCGGACGCGAACCATGCATGAAGTCGCAGAGACCGGCATCGCGGCGCATTGGTCCTATCGTGAGGGCGAACGCTTCCAGAATCCTTTCGTGGTCGATCCTGTACGCTGGCTGGAACGGTTGACGGAGCGTTTCGAAGCCGCGGACAACCCCAACGATTTTCTTGAGCACGTGAAGCTCGAGATGTTCACCGACCAAGTCTTCTGCTTCACGCCCAAAGGTGAGGTGATCAAATTGCCTCGTGGGGCGACGCCGATCGACTTTGCCTACGCAATTCATACCCGAATCGGCGACAGCTGCGTTGGGGCTAAAGTGGACAACCAGCGCGTGCCTCTTTGGACCAGGCTTCGCAATGGCCAGTCTGTCACCATCATTCGCGCAGAAGGTCAGCGGCCACAGGCAAGTTGGGAAGAAATGGTTGTCACAGGCAGGGCCAAATCTGCAATTCGCCGCAGCCTGCGTGAGGAGAGCCGGTCCGCCCATATCCGACTTGGACGCGAGATTGCGCGCGTGGCACTGGAGCGGGTCGGAAAGACTGCTTCGGACAAGGCGCTTGATACAGCAGCCGACAGGTTCGGCCTTACGGACTCGCAAGACCTGCTTGAAAGGATTGGTGGCGCGCTCATTACTGGCCAAGATCTCGTGGGAATGCTTTATCCGGAGTTGCACAACACGGAAGGCGTCACATACGAGGTCAGCCCGAATTCCGGCATCGTCGGTCTCGATTCGAACCAGGTTGCTCAGCCTGCACCCTGCTGCCAGCCCATTCCCGGTGAGAGAATTGTAGGCATAGCGATCCGTGGTCATGGCGTCGAAGTGCACGCCATCGATTGTCGCTCACTTGCAGAGCTGGAAGAGAAGGCTGATGAGTGGCTGGATCTCGCCTGGACTGAAGAAGCCTCACGGATGCCGCATTTGGCATGCATAGAAGTCACATTGTCGAACGATGCTGGAAGCCTCGGCAAGGTCTGCACATTGATTGGCGAACAGCATGCGAATATCAGCGATATCGTTTTCACCGACAGAAAACCTGATTTTTACAAAATGGTGCTAGATCTAGAGGTACGGGATCTGGCCCACCTGCATAACGTCCAGACAGCCTTGGCGGCAGATTCGGCTGTGACACAGGTTATGCGGTTTCGGGGTGTTGTTCATGAACAAGGCATGAGCGTAACCTGA
- a CDS encoding DUF2062 domain-containing protein has protein sequence MVFKRRERQSWLQRARDILYPRAGWRRTIEYLGHRVKRLPDTPHKIALGFACGVFVSFSPLFGFHFVFAGLCAMLVRGNVLASFLGTLVGNPLTFPFIATTSLSLGRRFMGISSGEMGFGSVKTAFVEAFAGLWQSLKAAFGMAEPALGRLEPFWTDIFLPYSVGGIIPGLITAAGFYFLTRPLIAAYQVRRRSRLLERAKEKLVRKKGSKMVGEHS, from the coding sequence ATGGTTTTCAAGCGCCGCGAACGGCAAAGCTGGCTTCAGCGCGCGCGTGACATTCTGTATCCGAGAGCTGGCTGGCGGCGTACAATTGAATACCTTGGCCACCGGGTCAAACGTTTGCCAGATACGCCGCACAAGATCGCTCTGGGTTTTGCCTGCGGCGTATTCGTGTCCTTTTCTCCGTTGTTTGGATTTCACTTCGTTTTTGCAGGCCTCTGCGCGATGCTTGTTCGCGGCAACGTGCTGGCTAGTTTTCTCGGCACGCTCGTGGGTAATCCGCTGACGTTTCCGTTCATAGCCACTACTTCATTGTCACTTGGGCGTCGTTTCATGGGCATCTCATCCGGTGAGATGGGGTTCGGCAGCGTCAAGACTGCGTTTGTCGAAGCCTTTGCCGGCCTGTGGCAGAGCTTGAAGGCAGCGTTTGGCATGGCAGAGCCTGCTCTGGGCAGGCTGGAGCCTTTCTGGACAGACATTTTCCTTCCATACAGTGTTGGCGGTATCATTCCCGGGTTGATTACTGCTGCAGGATTCTACTTTCTTACCAGACCGCTGATCGCCGCCTATCAGGTGCGCCGTCGTTCCCGTTTGCTGGAGCGTGCGAAAGAGAAGCTGGTGCGCAAGAAGGGAAGCAAGATGGTCGGGGAGCACTCCTGA